The following are encoded together in the Ferrimicrobium sp. genome:
- a CDS encoding heme o synthase produces the protein MRTLPLSEGSWDWTKTVKGYVGLTKPRIIELLLITTVPAMVVAKHGLPSLWSIVITVAGGTLAAGGANAVNMWYDRDIDALMKRTKNRPLVTGAVSPTGALIFAIALEIVAFTMLSVGDNVLSASLALSAALFYVFIYTMWLKRSTSQNIVIGGAAGAVPVLVGWAAVTDSLSLAAWLMFLVIFIWTPPHFWGLAFRYSDDYSAAGVPMLPSVATRKRSARDILIYTFVLAATTGALGFVAHLGWVYAVAAIALNAGFIGYAIKLYRDLTPKVAMRMFSYSITYLSLLFVGMAVDVAVRGH, from the coding sequence ATGAGAACCTTGCCGTTGTCTGAGGGCAGTTGGGACTGGACCAAGACGGTCAAAGGCTATGTCGGCCTTACCAAGCCACGCATCATCGAATTGCTCTTGATTACGACGGTGCCGGCGATGGTGGTGGCAAAACACGGGCTGCCCTCGCTCTGGTCCATCGTCATCACGGTGGCTGGCGGTACCCTTGCTGCTGGCGGAGCCAACGCGGTCAACATGTGGTACGACCGCGATATCGATGCGCTCATGAAGCGAACCAAGAACCGACCGCTCGTCACTGGTGCTGTTTCGCCGACCGGAGCCCTGATCTTTGCGATCGCGTTAGAGATCGTCGCCTTTACGATGCTCTCCGTCGGCGACAACGTACTCTCCGCTTCACTAGCCCTCTCTGCCGCGCTCTTCTACGTCTTTATCTATACGATGTGGCTCAAGCGCTCGACCTCGCAAAACATTGTGATTGGCGGAGCTGCCGGTGCGGTCCCCGTTCTTGTCGGTTGGGCTGCGGTCACCGATTCGCTCTCCCTCGCTGCCTGGCTCATGTTCTTGGTCATCTTCATCTGGACTCCACCCCACTTCTGGGGTTTGGCTTTCCGTTACTCCGATGATTACAGCGCGGCGGGAGTGCCGATGCTTCCGTCGGTGGCGACACGAAAGCGTTCTGCACGTGATATCTTGATCTACACTTTTGTGCTAGCCGCGACCACCGGCGCACTCGGATTCGTCGCTCATCTCGGATGGGTCTACGCCGTTGCAGCGATCGCTCTCAACGCTGGCTTTATTGGCTATGCGATCAAGCTCTACCGAGATCTCACTCCCAAGGTTGCGATGCGTATGTTCTCGTATTCGATCACGTACCTTTCGTTGCTCTTTGTTGGGATGGCGGTTGATGTGGCGGTTCGGGGTCACTGA
- a CDS encoding TlpA disulfide reductase family protein, protein MAVHEPLEQPRVSRFGPRVWIFLLVVSAIVVVAYAVYAASLSGGSSTTASASLGSLPETRSGTSPLVGKPVPSFSLPELTADAKPASGSVSPADFAGHPLVINFFASWCTACQAETPMVASVAKEFAQKVDFLGIDENDTAAKAEAFIAKDHVDYPVVTDHASLQGKYLLIGLPTTVFVAASGKVAAVVQGQMTSQVLTHWLSRIE, encoded by the coding sequence ATGGCGGTTCATGAGCCTCTTGAGCAGCCACGGGTCTCCCGTTTTGGCCCTCGAGTTTGGATCTTCTTGCTGGTGGTATCAGCGATCGTGGTGGTAGCGTATGCAGTCTATGCCGCGTCGCTCTCTGGGGGCAGTTCAACGACCGCCTCGGCCTCGCTTGGGTCGCTCCCCGAGACCAGGTCTGGTACGTCGCCCCTCGTCGGCAAACCCGTCCCGAGCTTCTCGTTGCCGGAGTTGACGGCTGATGCCAAGCCAGCTTCGGGCTCAGTATCTCCTGCGGATTTTGCGGGACATCCTCTGGTCATCAACTTCTTCGCCTCCTGGTGTACGGCGTGCCAGGCAGAGACACCGATGGTAGCTTCCGTTGCTAAAGAGTTCGCTCAGAAGGTCGACTTCCTTGGTATCGATGAGAATGATACTGCGGCCAAGGCCGAGGCCTTTATTGCCAAGGATCATGTGGACTATCCTGTCGTCACCGACCACGCGTCGCTTCAGGGCAAGTACCTCCTGATAGGGTTGCCGACGACGGTCTTTGTGGCGGCGAGCGGCAAGGTCGCAGCGGTGGTACAGGGCCAGATGACCTCCCAGGTCTTAACACATTGGCTTTCGCGGATTGAATGA
- a CDS encoding cytochrome c oxidase subunit II, which translates to MAVTQEDMNERKEYAKKAGWRIFAIWLVLSLIGVALVLYVWGPHMPPGDMTTSAASQQFDFKVLTAMVVPVLLMVWVYGAWSLINFHATKEDRGDGIPLRGNRKVQGIWYVGSAVLVLFLAGFGTYELINGNGVGTGEGPSPIWKPTAKHMLVVQVIAQQWRFTYRWPQFGGMETTSIDLPANTTIQFDVTSLDVIHDFWAYQLGVKADANPDVNNVAYTTTSSQQGRFTVRCDELCGIWHGAMYNYGHVVSKSAFYTWASNMEAQNASVTKLLPPFATTYTPSYSGAGGGYYPSYDPNGHAVTY; encoded by the coding sequence ATGGCGGTAACCCAAGAGGACATGAACGAGCGCAAGGAGTATGCGAAGAAGGCCGGTTGGCGTATCTTTGCGATCTGGCTCGTTCTGTCGTTGATCGGTGTAGCGCTGGTGCTCTACGTGTGGGGACCACATATGCCCCCGGGCGATATGACGACTTCGGCTGCCAGCCAGCAGTTCGACTTCAAGGTGTTAACTGCGATGGTCGTTCCGGTGTTGTTGATGGTCTGGGTCTACGGAGCTTGGTCGTTGATCAACTTCCATGCCACCAAGGAGGATCGTGGGGACGGTATTCCACTACGTGGAAACCGCAAGGTTCAAGGTATTTGGTACGTCGGCTCGGCGGTCTTGGTGCTGTTTCTTGCAGGATTCGGCACCTATGAGTTGATCAACGGAAACGGTGTTGGTACTGGTGAGGGACCTTCCCCAATCTGGAAGCCGACGGCGAAGCACATGTTGGTGGTGCAGGTCATCGCCCAGCAATGGCGCTTTACGTACCGTTGGCCGCAGTTCGGTGGGATGGAGACCACTTCGATCGATCTCCCAGCGAATACGACCATCCAGTTTGACGTGACCTCACTCGACGTGATTCACGACTTCTGGGCCTATCAACTCGGCGTCAAGGCCGATGCGAACCCGGATGTCAATAACGTCGCTTACACGACCACCTCAAGCCAACAGGGGCGTTTCACGGTCCGCTGTGACGAGCTCTGTGGTATTTGGCATGGAGCAATGTATAACTATGGACACGTGGTATCGAAGTCGGCGTTCTACACCTGGGCGTCGAATATGGAGGCACAGAACGCTTCGGTGACGAAGTTGTTGCCGCCTTTTGCGACCACGTATACTCCCTCGTACTCCGGTGCAGGTGGAGGTTATTATCCTTCGTATGACCCCAACGGTCATGCGGTGACGTACTAG
- a CDS encoding cbb3-type cytochrome c oxidase subunit I, whose amino-acid sequence MAIDMTPAAGVGSPTDLEARGLKAAKPWFTGNMLTALIGGAIGYAFGHWLGNAIASNYSVVADGAGNEVAIYLSLIIGCLGWFIGLGALNYPVQKLLGLEPIDPPKSEKRSFWEHFTYSTDHKVVGVQYLFGMLLYFLVAGLLALGIRTELLSPVNHIWAPDTYIEIVGEHGTMMMMMMTSIIMGPFGNYLIPLMIGSKKMAFPRLEASSFWFTVPSFFILLSALWQGGFQSGWTGYAPLSIQGGPGQSDYDVAFALMALSMICASINMTATIINYRAPGMRWSRMPILAWGMITVAFTMLLSVPVLFDGLYVMSLDRGVRTAMLYAGHGGSSFLWENLFWFFGHPEVYLLALPGFALTVELLPVFARKPVFALKTSTAGLIGVAVLSFFVWQHHLFMSGMNPDMRPLFMLTTELISIPTGFLYLVAMGTVWRGKIRFEVPMLFLLAVFWNFLWGGVTGVYNSDVPVDALVHGSFFVMAHFHFTIMGQLIFAVFAGVYYYVPLIFGIRLNDKLGKVSFWIIFVAFNSTFLPLFMIGLLGQPRRVFEYAIRLQHLNQWVSVSSYVLGFGILLYVFNLIWSLAVTRTPAGPNPWESRGLEWQVGYPVPRDNFVKIPVVHRDPYGYGTGDDTPVADLNPVGDKAAVVTGGDA is encoded by the coding sequence ATGGCAATTGACATGACGCCAGCTGCCGGGGTGGGTTCTCCGACCGACCTCGAAGCTCGGGGCCTCAAAGCCGCCAAGCCTTGGTTTACTGGCAATATGCTGACCGCCCTCATTGGTGGGGCGATCGGCTATGCCTTTGGCCACTGGCTTGGTAACGCCATTGCGTCGAACTACTCCGTTGTAGCTGATGGTGCTGGCAATGAGGTAGCGATCTACCTCTCGCTCATCATCGGCTGTCTCGGGTGGTTCATAGGGCTTGGTGCGCTGAATTATCCGGTCCAGAAACTCCTGGGACTGGAGCCGATCGATCCTCCAAAGAGTGAGAAGCGGTCGTTTTGGGAGCATTTCACCTACTCGACGGATCACAAGGTCGTCGGTGTGCAGTATCTGTTCGGCATGTTGCTCTACTTCCTCGTTGCAGGGTTGTTAGCACTGGGTATTCGTACCGAGTTGCTCTCACCGGTGAACCATATCTGGGCACCGGATACCTACATCGAGATCGTAGGTGAGCATGGCACCATGATGATGATGATGATGACCTCGATCATCATGGGTCCGTTCGGTAACTATCTGATTCCGCTCATGATTGGGTCGAAGAAGATGGCGTTTCCACGACTCGAGGCCTCGTCCTTCTGGTTCACGGTACCGTCATTCTTCATTCTGCTCTCTGCTCTGTGGCAGGGCGGGTTCCAGTCTGGTTGGACGGGATATGCACCACTATCGATTCAAGGAGGTCCAGGTCAAAGCGACTATGATGTTGCCTTCGCCTTGATGGCCCTGTCGATGATCTGTGCGTCGATCAATATGACTGCTACTATCATCAACTACCGAGCACCGGGTATGCGCTGGTCGCGGATGCCGATCCTTGCCTGGGGTATGATTACGGTGGCCTTCACGATGCTGCTTTCGGTACCGGTCCTCTTCGATGGGCTCTATGTGATGAGTCTTGACCGAGGCGTGCGTACTGCGATGCTCTATGCGGGCCATGGGGGGAGCTCCTTCCTTTGGGAGAACCTCTTCTGGTTCTTTGGACACCCCGAGGTCTACCTGCTGGCGTTGCCGGGCTTCGCTCTCACCGTTGAGCTACTTCCCGTCTTTGCGCGCAAACCGGTCTTTGCGCTGAAGACTTCGACGGCGGGTCTCATCGGAGTGGCGGTATTGAGCTTCTTCGTGTGGCAGCACCACCTCTTCATGTCGGGCATGAACCCGGATATGCGTCCGTTGTTCATGTTGACGACAGAGCTGATCTCCATTCCTACTGGGTTCTTGTACCTGGTGGCGATGGGTACGGTCTGGCGTGGCAAGATCCGCTTCGAGGTTCCAATGCTCTTCCTCTTGGCAGTGTTCTGGAACTTCCTCTGGGGTGGTGTAACTGGTGTGTACAACTCTGACGTTCCAGTGGACGCCTTGGTCCACGGAAGCTTCTTTGTTATGGCCCACTTCCACTTCACGATTATGGGGCAGCTCATCTTCGCGGTCTTTGCGGGCGTCTATTACTACGTCCCCTTGATCTTTGGTATCAGATTGAACGACAAGCTTGGAAAGGTCAGTTTCTGGATCATCTTTGTGGCCTTTAACTCCACCTTCTTGCCGTTGTTCATGATCGGGCTGTTGGGTCAGCCGCGACGTGTCTTTGAGTATGCGATTCGTCTGCAGCACCTCAATCAGTGGGTCTCGGTCTCCTCGTATGTCCTGGGTTTTGGTATCTTGTTGTACGTGTTCAACCTCATCTGGTCGCTTGCGGTCACGAGGACCCCTGCTGGTCCTAACCCGTGGGAGTCGCGAGGTCTCGAGTGGCAGGTGGGTTACCCAGTGCCGCGCGATAACTTTGTGAAGATTCCCGTGGTGCACCGTGATCCGTACGGTTATGGAACCGGTGATGATACGCCAGTGGCTGACTTGAATCCCGTGGGTGACAAGGCTGCGGTGGTAACAGGAGGTGATGCGTAG
- the pyrR gene encoding bifunctional pyr operon transcriptional regulator/uracil phosphoribosyltransferase PyrR, translated as MSRSSVLLDGVDVERVVARMAHEIIERLHLSPASARSPLSVVGIRSGGVWLGQKLSDRLIEYAKLEIAFSEINIASFRDDRPRTAVLDAAGVDQQLPAEGGVVILVDDVIQSGRTARAALEAILSNYRPALIQLAVLVDRGHRELPICPDYVGKNLPSALSEYVAVTPQGVTIHRA; from the coding sequence ATGTCGCGTAGTTCGGTACTGCTGGACGGGGTTGATGTGGAGCGCGTAGTCGCCCGCATGGCCCATGAGATTATTGAGCGGCTTCATCTGTCTCCCGCTTCTGCTCGATCTCCCTTGTCGGTTGTTGGAATCCGGTCTGGCGGTGTGTGGTTGGGGCAGAAGCTCAGCGATCGCTTGATCGAGTATGCGAAACTTGAGATCGCCTTCTCCGAGATCAATATCGCCTCCTTCCGTGATGATCGTCCGAGGACGGCAGTCCTTGACGCGGCAGGGGTTGACCAACAACTTCCAGCCGAGGGTGGCGTCGTGATCCTCGTCGATGATGTGATCCAGAGTGGGAGGACGGCTCGGGCTGCATTGGAGGCCATTCTCTCGAACTACCGGCCTGCACTGATTCAATTGGCCGTCCTGGTCGACCGCGGCCATCGGGAACTGCCGATCTGCCCAGATTATGTGGGGAAGAACCTGCCCTCGGCGCTGTCGGAGTATGTTGCGGTGACTCCTCAGGGTGTCACGATTCATCGGGCATAA
- a CDS encoding dihydroorotase, which yields MQTLFTDGMVFTGREFRAADLLVVDDRIVAIGPGLSRGDVERIVDCEQRVLAPSFIDLHAHLRYPGMGEVDDPASIAAAGLAGGFGVIVAMANTVPAIDSLPRWENALASYAGLPVEVVQAAAVTMGREGQELVDFAALAQAGVLVFSDDGSGIQRSDVMRDALEASASWDVVIAQHSEDALLASGGSVNDGPFAQELGLSVIPEVAESVMVARDIELLKVIPGRLHLQHVTSRESLNLFRQAKREGLRISAEVTPHHLLLSDRYVASGDPNFKVNPPLRSVATQMALAQGLLDGTFDVIATDHAPHPPSRKDLPFADAAFGMLGLAEAMAAAWTALGRGFGDEQVRVEFGHEPSGPAWKALGRLLGSLTSGPGQILGRSIALETGKRADLVVIDPNRGPREVPSRWYRSPNSPYRQETLMGRVDALWLAGRQLVADGEVIVGV from the coding sequence GTGCAGACGCTCTTTACCGATGGGATGGTTTTTACGGGGCGCGAATTTCGAGCGGCCGATCTCCTCGTGGTAGATGACCGAATCGTCGCGATCGGACCAGGCCTGAGTCGAGGCGATGTTGAACGCATCGTCGACTGTGAGCAGCGGGTGCTCGCTCCCTCCTTTATCGATCTCCATGCGCATCTGCGGTATCCAGGGATGGGTGAGGTTGACGATCCGGCCAGCATCGCCGCTGCCGGGCTTGCCGGTGGCTTTGGTGTGATTGTCGCGATGGCCAACACGGTGCCGGCTATCGACTCGCTCCCACGATGGGAGAATGCGTTGGCATCCTACGCTGGGCTCCCGGTCGAGGTGGTGCAAGCTGCGGCCGTCACGATGGGCCGTGAGGGTCAGGAGTTGGTGGATTTCGCCGCGCTCGCCCAGGCGGGTGTGCTGGTGTTTAGTGATGATGGATCCGGTATTCAACGCAGCGATGTGATGCGCGATGCATTGGAGGCATCCGCGTCTTGGGACGTCGTCATCGCGCAACACAGTGAGGATGCGCTATTGGCCTCCGGTGGGTCTGTCAACGATGGGCCTTTCGCCCAGGAACTAGGGTTGTCGGTGATACCTGAGGTTGCGGAATCGGTGATGGTCGCCCGCGATATCGAGCTGCTCAAGGTCATTCCGGGTCGATTGCATCTTCAGCACGTGACCTCGCGGGAATCGCTCAACCTCTTCCGTCAGGCCAAACGTGAGGGCCTACGAATCTCCGCCGAGGTGACGCCTCATCATCTCCTTCTCTCTGATCGATACGTGGCATCGGGAGATCCGAACTTCAAGGTGAATCCTCCGCTGCGGTCGGTGGCGACGCAGATGGCGTTGGCCCAAGGGTTGCTGGATGGAACCTTTGATGTGATCGCTACGGATCATGCCCCCCATCCTCCGTCTCGCAAGGATCTCCCCTTCGCTGATGCGGCCTTTGGCATGCTGGGTCTCGCCGAGGCGATGGCGGCCGCTTGGACGGCGCTTGGGCGTGGTTTTGGGGATGAACAGGTGCGGGTGGAGTTCGGCCACGAGCCTTCTGGGCCAGCGTGGAAGGCGCTCGGACGGTTGTTGGGTTCGCTTACCTCTGGGCCAGGTCAGATCTTGGGTCGGTCGATAGCCTTGGAGACTGGCAAGCGTGCTGATCTGGTCGTGATCGATCCCAATCGAGGGCCAAGGGAGGTCCCGAGCCGGTGGTACCGCTCGCCGAACTCTCCCTATCGCCAGGAGACTCTCATGGGTCGAGTCGATGCGCTTTGGTTGGCGGGTAGGCAGCTGGTCGCAGATGGCGAGGTGATTGTCGGTGTCTGA
- the carA gene encoding glutamine-hydrolyzing carbamoyl-phosphate synthase small subunit, which translates to MSEGRRNEDDASPLEQRREHPHPDLGAQDSSRYVGFERFKDEDLHTTPGWLVLKDGTRFPGEFVHTSLSATPEPVTAEVVFNTAMSGYQEVISDPSYYGQMVCFTTAQLGNYGVTAADFQSERVWVGAVLAPRYTTRVSNFAAERSLLEVLELAGVPLFVNFDARALVRHLRDVGAIPGRLTTEDPEVAFAQVREAVGTDGKNLVDEVSTRSGYTIAPLAGSPAGSMARLVVIDYGIKRAMLASLRGPWEIVVVNAALSANQIRSLNPSAVFLSNGPGDPGALGEKVDTIAALLGEVPVAGICLGHQLLGLALGATTYKLRFGHHGSNHPVALLDDHRVAITAQNHNYAVDETSLADLSVKVEVTHRNLFDGVVEGFRCPELRALSVQYHPEAAPGPLEERRSMAAAIAGLIGEEGSAHA; encoded by the coding sequence GTGTCTGAGGGTAGGCGCAACGAGGATGATGCTTCACCGCTCGAGCAGCGAAGGGAGCACCCCCACCCCGATCTTGGAGCCCAAGATTCCTCGAGGTACGTAGGATTCGAGCGGTTCAAGGACGAGGATCTGCACACGACACCGGGTTGGCTCGTTCTCAAAGACGGCACCCGCTTCCCTGGTGAGTTTGTGCACACATCTCTCTCTGCCACGCCAGAGCCGGTTACGGCTGAGGTGGTCTTCAATACAGCGATGAGTGGGTACCAAGAGGTGATCAGTGACCCCTCGTACTACGGTCAGATGGTCTGTTTCACGACCGCCCAGCTCGGCAACTACGGGGTGACCGCGGCTGATTTCCAGAGTGAGAGGGTCTGGGTGGGGGCGGTGCTCGCGCCGCGCTACACCACCCGCGTCTCGAACTTTGCGGCTGAGCGTTCCCTCCTCGAGGTGCTGGAACTAGCTGGAGTGCCACTCTTTGTGAACTTCGATGCGCGTGCCCTGGTGCGCCATCTTCGCGATGTGGGTGCGATTCCAGGCCGGTTGACGACCGAGGATCCAGAGGTGGCCTTTGCCCAGGTCCGTGAGGCCGTCGGTACCGACGGCAAGAACCTGGTCGACGAGGTGTCGACGAGGTCGGGGTATACCATCGCACCGCTCGCTGGGTCTCCGGCTGGGTCGATGGCGCGACTTGTGGTGATCGACTACGGGATCAAACGGGCGATGTTAGCAAGCTTGCGGGGTCCGTGGGAGATCGTGGTGGTCAACGCGGCTCTTTCCGCGAACCAGATCCGTTCCCTTAATCCCTCGGCGGTGTTTCTCTCCAATGGACCCGGCGATCCAGGTGCACTCGGAGAGAAGGTCGATACCATCGCTGCGCTCTTGGGGGAGGTGCCGGTTGCCGGGATCTGTCTCGGCCACCAGTTGCTCGGTCTGGCCCTTGGTGCTACGACCTACAAGCTCAGGTTTGGACATCACGGTTCCAATCATCCGGTTGCACTTCTCGATGATCATCGGGTTGCAATCACCGCGCAGAACCACAACTATGCCGTCGATGAGACCTCGCTCGCCGATCTATCGGTGAAGGTGGAGGTCACCCATCGCAACCTCTTCGATGGTGTGGTCGAGGGCTTTCGCTGTCCCGAGCTACGGGCGCTCAGTGTCCAGTATCATCCGGAGGCGGCCCCTGGTCCCCTCGAGGAGCGCCGTTCGATGGCCGCTGCAATCGCTGGACTCATCGGCGAGGAAGGTAGCGCACATGCCTAG